A stretch of the Capsicum annuum cultivar UCD-10X-F1 chromosome 10, UCD10Xv1.1, whole genome shotgun sequence genome encodes the following:
- the LOC124887865 gene encoding craniofacial development protein 2-like, with protein MDGYKLWYSGSERRRNGVGILVDEDLRGQVGLEEEVNGFGILVDKDLRGYLVEVKRCLYTAGGLRRFWEDLDTMVRNVPSLEKMAIAGDFNRHIGVLPEGYDDVYGVFGFGVRNSEGAALLDFARAFGMAVVNLSFSKKEDQLITFRSAITKTQIDFLLLRKGDRVLCKECKVILSEHLLTQHRLLVMDLSIKKCKKRRAGKGRPKIK; from the exons ATGGATGggtacaagctttggtactcagGGAGTGAGAGGCGTCGGAATGGTGTCGGTATCTTAGTGGATGAGGACCTTAGAGGACAG GTGGGCTTGGAAGAGGAGGTGAATGGTTTTGGTATCTTAGTGGATAAGGATCTTAGAGGATATctagtggaggttaagagg tgtttataCACCGCAGGTGGGCTTAGGAGATTTTGGGAAGATTTGGATACGATGGTGAGAAACGTACCTAGCTTAGAGAAGATGGCCATAGCAGGGGATTTCAATAGGCACATTGGGGTCCTACCGGAAGGCTATGATGATGTGTATGGTGTTTTTGGTTTCGGTGTTAGAAATAGTGAGGGTGctgctctgttggattttgcgagggccttcGGGATGGCAGTAGTGAATTTaagcttttcgaagaaggaggatcaattGATTACCTTCCGAAGCGCGATaaccaagactcagattgactttctgttgcttaggaagggggatagggtgTTATGTAAGGAATGTAAAGTCATTTTGAGTGAGCACCTTTTGACCCAGCACAGGCTGCTTGTGATGGACTTATCTATCAAGAAGTGCAAGAAGAGAAGGGCCGGGAAGGGTCGACCTAAAAT